Genomic window (Synechococcus sp. LA31):
GTTGCCCAATCGCCTCAAGGGGCGCCTGGGGTACCTCGGGGTGTTCTACAAGCGGGATCCCTCTCTCTTCCTGCGCAATCTCCCGGCGGAAGAGCGTGGGGAGTTGCTGCGTTCGCTCAAGCGCAGCTATCGCGATGTGCTGATCGGCTACTTCCGCGATCCAGCCGCGGCGAACCAGGCGATCGAGAGCTTCGTGCATTCCGCCTTCTTCTGTGATCTCCCCATCAACAAGGTGGTGGAAATTCACGTCGATCTGATTGACGCTTTCTGGAAGCAGCTCAAGCTGGAGGGGCACAAGAACGACTTCCTCCAGGACTACCGCCTCGCTCTGCTCGATGTGATGGCCCATCTCTGTGAGATGTACCGACGCTCGGTGCCTCCGGATTTGCCTCTGGGGGAACCTGAATTGCAAGCTGAAGCCAGCCAGTCCTTAACTCAGGAGGTGATCTAGATGAGCCCGCGCAAGACCTACATCCTCAAGCTCTACGTGGCGGGGAACACGCCCAATTCGATGCGCGCATTGAAGACCCTGCGCAACATTCTCGATACTGAGTTTCAGGGGGTGTATGCCCTTAAGGTGATTGATGTGCTGAAGAATCCCCAGTTGGCGGAGGAAGACAAGATTCTGGCCACCCCCACCCTGGCCAAGATCCTTCCTCCGCCGGTACGCCGCATCATCGGCGATCTCTCGGATCGAGAACGGGTGCTCATCGGGCTGGATCTGCTTTATGAGGAGCTCAGCGATGAAGCACTGGGTAATCCCTACAGCGAAGAGGAGGACTCCGGCGGATTGCTGTAAGCCTCTGCCCCCGCTCTGT
Coding sequences:
- a CDS encoding circadian clock protein KaiA gives rise to the protein MSQPALTIASLLPDPRVEKACRSWLKGGRYELEDLGSLSDPILELQQRRELFDVVLLQQGVHPPEVYEELRQQGLLLPAVVIGEVSGRLEYHEAEVHLPQDQLEQIAYSVDAAVSRFLRRGMPSTAGVGEAGATSDTPERWQLPNRLKGRLGYLGVFYKRDPSLFLRNLPAEERGELLRSLKRSYRDVLIGYFRDPAAANQAIESFVHSAFFCDLPINKVVEIHVDLIDAFWKQLKLEGHKNDFLQDYRLALLDVMAHLCEMYRRSVPPDLPLGEPELQAEASQSLTQEVI
- the kaiB gene encoding circadian clock protein KaiB, giving the protein MSPRKTYILKLYVAGNTPNSMRALKTLRNILDTEFQGVYALKVIDVLKNPQLAEEDKILATPTLAKILPPPVRRIIGDLSDRERVLIGLDLLYEELSDEALGNPYSEEEDSGGLL